GACCAGGCTGACGCGGTCGAGGTCCCGTTCCAGCCCGTTCAGTATCGCCCGCTGGACGTCTAGCGCTCGCTCTCTGAACCCACAGGGCACGCAGTACTCGATGGTGACGTCGCTCATACCTGCTCCTTCGGGGCCAGCGACAAAGGTCTGTCCTACCGCCTGAGCCACCCGACGAGCGTGACGTCGAAGCGGTTGACGGCATAGAGGAGGCCGACCGAGACGAGGAAGACGGCCGTGGACGCGCCGTAGGACTGGTTCGTCGCGACGGCCGAGAGCGTCGCGCTCGCCCCGACGACGCCGCCGACCACCGAGGCGACGATGGGCAGGACACAGCTCACACACGAAAACAGGCCGAGGACACCGCCGGCGAGGCCGCCGCTGGCGTTCAGCACCGTGATGTAGACCAGGTACGACAGCGTGAGGTAACCCAGGACCTTCCACGGCATCAACACGACGGCCAGCGGCGACCCGCTGTAGACGACGGTCGG
The DNA window shown above is from Haloarcula halobia and carries:
- a CDS encoding Rdx family protein, with translation MSDVTIEYCVPCGFRERALDVQRAILNGLERDLDRVSLVTGDHGVFRVAVDGETVYEKSEDDYDVDDIVRDVRARL